CAACATGTGGACGAGTTGAGTTTCTAGCTTGTAGTGACTCAACTAGTGTATCGACATGCTCCCAACCTGAAGGGTTGCATCTGGTTGAACTCTTAGGTTCTTTGCCCCGACCCTTTGTCTTCTGTTTGTCTAGAGGAGGACACATGAAAGTCTGATCTGGGTAGGAAATCTCCCGATGTTTCTCTTTGATAGCCTACCTTCTTGGAACACTAACTTCTTCAAACATTTTTTATAtgacctccatttctatcagaATACTAAGTCCCAAAACAGGTTCCGATTCATCAGGTGCAGATGTTGTTGTAAGCCTCCTCCAGTGTAGATCCATTGCCAACAATGGAATAGAAGAGTAAGTGCCAATCTCACATGAAAAAGGGCGGGCGTGCATATTCCTGATAGCACACGTGCAATTACCAACCTGCACTTTCTCCTTTGCGATCATCTGGAATGCGTGCCTCGAGATTAGACCCTGCAAGTTGTCGTACAACTTCTCCTTGAATCTATGTTCTCTGGTGAATATATTAGACTCAAAAGATGAGTTAATCTTTGTATGTTGCAAGAGTGTGCACCTATTTGTGGTATTCCAAGCTGCGCACAAGTCACTTTTGCTATCTTTAATATCCACACTTTCAGTTTAGCGTTTGCACCTTCAACCTTGTCCAAATGACTAACAttaataataaagaaaaaattgttTGAATCAATTGTGAAGGGATAATAAAGTACCTGTTTGTTGTTGTGTTCCTCATATGCATATAATTGTCAATGGCATACTTCACAAACTTGTGCTTATACGACAATCAAGAAGTGTTGATGTACTGCATGAACTTAGATTGATCCCCACACAATGAACACAAGAATTTCATATTAGCATCAAACTCAGCTGCGGATGCCGAATACATCACATTACTTCATGCGCCCTCGACTTCATCCCACAACTCCTTGGGTTTGATAATAAGCTTGCACTTTTCCTTCACATTCTTAGCAATATGAAATTGGCATAACAAATGAGTAGATGTAGGGAAGGTGGTTGCGATTGTGTTTACCAAAGCATTATCCTTATCAGTTACAATGACCTTTGACATATCCTCCTCTTAAAGTCTTAATCCTCTCAATTTTATATGCGCCCAAGTCATTTATGCTTCACGCTCATTACACATGTATCCAAAAGCTATGATGTACATGTATCCAGCCGATGTCATACCAACCATCTCCAGCAAAGGTATCATATATTTGTTGGTTTTGTACGTACTATCAATCAACACAACAAAAGAGAATTGGTTAAACAATTGGATAGAACTGGAGGTGCCCAAAATAGAGATCGAACCACGGTGGAACCTTCTTCAGGCCTGAACTAGTGCGTGTATTTGCCTTCTTTAAACACTTCATCAACTGTTGAATTTATGTTAGAGCCCTCCTCTTGGACTTAATGTATGTTATCTATTCATTGTACACTTGTTTGATGGTTGTCAAATTTTGAGGATTGACATTCTTCAATGGTGGCAACTTGTTACCTGACTTAACCTTGTTGTCAACCATTTCAGCATGACTTTTTCTTGACCTGAAAGGCGACTGACGTATGCATGGCCAAGCAACATTTTTTATGGCTCATGATTGTGGTATCCGCGTATGACAGTCAACCTCCAATAACCTCCATCTTCCCGCCTTGGTCTCACCTTTAGCCTATATGGTCAATCACACTTTTTGGTTCTGGTGCCCTTCCGCTTCAACTAAGGCTTGTACGGAACGTAGGTGTCACCCAACTTGCACCTCAATGTCAGCAATTGCCTACTTTTACTGGTCTCATTCCCCCTGTTATCAGACCTTGTTATAATAATAACAAAGCCTAATTGCTTCCCTACATTCCGAACCCATTCCAAAACCTCATTCCGAGTTGCAAAAACCTACACAAATTCACACATATTGGTcttacaagttctgaaattcttGGGAGGCATGGTAAATAGAAAAAAGGTACCTTATTTGTGTGTAGTCCACATAAACTGGCATATTTGACACGTCTTCTACATTGACTAATTGTCCATCTTCCTGCCTTGGTCCAAGCATGTCAACCTCATATAATTCTACAAtggaaaaaacaaacaaacaaactattTTGAAAACATGCATCTGTCACAGACCTGCATTTTCACGCACTCTGAAGGTGCGATGGCAGCTACGCACTCTTAAGGTGCGTTGCTGTCACACTTTAAGAGATTGTCGTtaacgcactttcaaagtgcgtgAAAATGCAGAACAATTCAACGAGATAGTACAATACCTTTCGACGGTGGGTGTTATTGCTTAAAGAGGGGCGATCAGAGATGACACGCGACAGCGACGACGGTTACGTCTTCGACGGTGGCGGTGTCCGCGACGAAGAAAGATAGTGAAGTTGAAGGAGAAAGATGTTGGTTATGTAAATGGATATGGGTATGAGTATGAGTGGTGTGTGGGTGGAAATGATCAATGATGgatgttgaagaagaagaaaaaagagagaatgtGAGAAGGGGGgtaatattttcaatttttttcattaaaagtattttaggccccgtttggataaacagcttaattaagcgcttatggtcataagcgcttatgacataagcgcttattcataagctatttttaaaaatttattgaaataaattaaaaataagctgtgtataagcataagctgtttttcataagctatcctgagtagcttatgaaaataagctgaaaatagcttatggcagaccataagctgaccataagctgtttgcataagctctcccaaacactgacataagagcttatgctgtcagataagctcaaataagcttttCCAAACCGGGCCTTAGTCATTTCACGGTTACGTCTATTTGTTCCCGTCATTTTCTTTCCACTCGTTGGTTGGCGCCGTTTTCTCTCTATTCCCGAAGACGCAACGGTTCCGAGAGAATCTACAAACTTCACACCGGTCACCGGAAGCGACGGCCGCTGACAGCGACACCGTACGGCGGCGATTCTTCTCAATTCTACTGCTATCCACAGAACGCATTTGATATTTGAATTCTCTCTCAGCCTCTCTCAGttaaccctaaaaccctaaccCTCGCAATGGCGATGGATGATGCTGCATCCACACCCAGCAATCTCGACGAAGACTACTCACCTTCTTCAACCGTCATCAATTTCGAACGGCCCATTCCCTTACTCCGAGGACCGTTACCGGCGGGTGATTCCGACGACCCATCGGCGGGTCCGTACATCCTCGCGTTCAGAGACTCGCAAGCTTGGGCGTCTTCTTTCACCGCCTGTGAGCGGAAGATCGTTCATCAGTGTGAGGAAGGGGCGAGGGTTGGTTGCGCCATCAACGCTTCCAGATACTGCAAGCCTCCTTGGTGGAAGGCTCTGTCTGGTCCCAAACCGGAGGACTTGAAGGAGCGGGAGCTTTGTGAGGAGCGGGAGATGGCGGGTTGCTTCGCGGAGGCGAAGGAGAAGTGTGTTGGTATGGCTAGGGGTAAGTGCTTGGTTCCGTTTAGGGATGCAAGGATTAGGATTGTTTTGGATTCGAAGGATGCTGTGAGGTTGATTGGTCAGGCTTCAATGCCTGAGAGGAGCTTGTGGGTGATGAGACAAGTGGGGTGGTTGGGTCTGATTGGTGGTGAATTAGGAGTGACGAATCGCAGGGCTAGTGAATTGGTGGGATTTGATGAGTGTGTTAGATGCATTTTAGGTGACAGGGAACAAGGCACCAAAATCTAAGGCAATGCTTGAATGAGGAAGCGCATCCTGCACAATTTTGTCACCTAATACCGGAGGTAGTATTTCCAAATTGTAATGCTTGTAGTTAAACATAGAATAAATAAAGAAGCGATGTATAATGCTTGTTACTTtgttattgaagaagctaaaAATATCCCTATTACCTTTGAGCTGTGCAGACGCATTGTATGCATGtattttcactaatttatttgtATAAATTGATGTCACATTATGAGTGGTTTTTAATAGCTGACCCATAATTAAGCAAGTCTATGTTAGGAAGAAAAGAAGTAGGCAGAGTTTAACCATGCCAAATCGTAACAGGATGGAGTTAGAGGTTGTTAAGAGGATTGTTACGGTTAGTTAAGCACAGTCATTATATGCACCAGGTGAGAGAGTTAAGGGGTCTTTTGGCTGAGATTTTTAGGACAGTCCAGTCTCTAATTTCTCTAGAATTGTACTTGATTGTATCCTCATCAGTCTGTGGTCACATTACGTTCAGTACTGGTAATCTGCTTTGTTTCTATAATGATTTGTATTTTCATTCTTTTTAGTTTTCAGTATTAGTGTAAGTCTGTAAGAACCAGTAGCTCCAATCTAGGAGCTGTGGGAGCTGTCAATTAGAATGGGAGTGGCCAATAAGGATCATGAGGCGTACTTAGAGGGTCTGTGGCAGCAGATAAAGGAGTCAAAAGAAGATGGAGGATTTGCATACAGAGAATGATGAGAACCAACAAAGGGTGGACAGGACCTAGAGGGAGAGCCGTGGAACTATGGAGACATTGAGAAGAATCTTGATGGAGTACAGGCCTAGCACAATTGAATAACAGAAGAGAAGAGGAGTAGGTGGTGTTAGGAGGAAAATGAGGAGTGGAGACTCATGATTCCTTTTCCTACATTCGGTGGGGAAAATTACAGGGATTGAAAAGCTAAGTGTTGGCAATATTTTGTTCTGGAGGAGtttccaaaaattatgattccaAGCTCTTGTTGATGGCTATATGAGGAGGCAAAATGCTTTCACATGGTATAATTTAGAAACACTACATAGGGAAGAAATGTAGGGAGAAATTAGAATGGAAACAACATTTTTATGGTGGGTGTTGGTTTGATGACGGAAACTATGATGACTCATTGTCGGAATTGACAAGATGAAAGCAGACAAGGTCATTGGGGGGGGGTACTTAGAGGCATTCCTATGTTGTTAGCAAGGACCAATGTGGATGATTATGTGGCCTTGAGGGTCTTCTTGGGAGGGCTATGAAGTTCCTTAGGAAAAGCGGTTAGATTGCATAAGTTCGTGTCAGTCTGTTCGGGAAGCTATGAGGGTTACAAGGTTGTAGGAAGAGATTCTATTGGAGCTATCTGAGAAAAGTCCATTCCATTGGGCTGAGTTTTGGTTTGATACAAATTAAAATAGCTCAACTAAGATGACACATTTTCAAGCTTTGCCATACCACAGTAGAGGGAATCCTGTTTTTCACGTATGCCTTTTAAAGAAGGCTGTCTTAGCGCTGCAGAGCAATAGCCTTTACCTGCTGAGCTGTCTGAGGATGGagtgttacaacttacaagttcAACTCCAGGATGCTCTATAATTTTGGTACACTGCTGTAGGTGATACAAAATTGTTGGTCAAGTGGCAAGGATTACCAGACAGAGCTTTTGGGAGGAACCTACTTCCCTgcaactacttttcttaatttttaccTTGAGGACAAGTACAAGTGGGGCGGAGTGTAACCATGCAGAATCTTAAAAACAGGAGTAGTTAGAGGTTTTTTATAGTTCGTTAAGGAGGGATGCTGCATGTACCAGGCTTGTGGAAGAATTAAGGGTTTTTTTGGCGAAGACTTGTAAGGTTGTTAGGACTTAGGATAGTTCTAAGTCTCTAATTTCTTTGGAATTAGTACTTGATCGTATTCTACTCAATCCTTATCAGTCTGCAACTCTGCATTCACATCCAGTAGTGTTAATCTGCTTTCTTTCAGTATACTATCTATATATTTATGCTTTTCAGTGCCATGGTAACATATTATCCTTCCTTGTCAGTCTCGTAGGCATTTATTTGTATTTCCAATTGAGTCATGGGTCATGAGTACTGCATATCATATTCAGGAACTTTATTGACCTTAAAATATCAACCGTGTTGGTGGGGAGTGTTTTGATATCTTAGATTATATGTTAACATAGTGTTGTTTGAGCACAAATTTAAAGTTTCATTGTCTAAATAAGTTATTTTATGAAGCCCATGGCTTGGTAATTGGTAGTAACTTAACCCTTTGGTTGGTGCAGAAGTTATCAGAATTGCCATCTCATAGAGCTTGGTGAATCAAATATCCAGGTTTTGCTTCACTATCATTTTTGAACCATGTtctgagtttttattttattagtaAGTTAAAAGATGTTTTCGTTTGTGCAGTGGCATCATAACTTTTAAAATACACCATATTCCCTTCTATTTTAACCTGCATAAGCTAAAGTACAAAGAGGTTAGAGGCTAATCTATGAGATCTGATGTCTAATTGAATTGGATCCATTTATTAAGTCCACTAAGTACTCCTTTTAACCATATTGTGTATTTGTGTTATTATTCTCCTGTCTGGCCTACTTTTTTCCTTACTTTATGGAAGCCTGAACTTTATGAATTGCAACCATAATGTGTTTACTTTTTcttctaatatttttttcccTTCTCTTGCATTTTTGGTTAATGATGTAAATGATTTTTATGGAatattaactattttttttctgCATATGTATAACCCAACAAATAGGTAGGTTTACTCTAAGGTTTAAAAGTTTTTTATCTGCATATTCAGATCGACTTGCTCCAGGAGTTGTTTGATTTGTTTAGGATGAAATTTCATTGTTATGTTAGTAAAAAAAGTTAGTCTTACTGGTGTCTTCTGGTTTAGCCTTATTCTGAGATGTGAGGTTAGTTGTATTTTGCAGATATTTATTGATTACTGTCtctggtttttttttgtcaacataCTGTCACTGGTTTGTCCTCCTGTTTGTGTTTGTATCTGAAGCTTTGGGCCTGtggtaattttaaaaaaaagttaaataagtTATTGGTTCCTTTTAGCTACTTGGGAATAGCTCAATGGATAAGGGACATGTGAGGATTGGTGTCTTCTATTATCCAGACTTTACGGGCCAAATTTAGTTTGCAAGTCTTGGCCCATTAAATAAATAGTCGCAGGTCAAAACAAAACAATTTTGGCCaactttttttggtcaaaatagTCTTGGCCCATTA
This is a stretch of genomic DNA from Lotus japonicus ecotype B-129 chromosome 1, LjGifu_v1.2. It encodes these proteins:
- the LOC130730589 gene encoding uncharacterized protein LOC130730589 — its product is MAMDDAASTPSNLDEDYSPSSTVINFERPIPLLRGPLPAGDSDDPSAGPYILAFRDSQAWASSFTACERKIVHQCEEGARVGCAINASRYCKPPWWKALSGPKPEDLKERELCEEREMAGCFAEAKEKCVGMARGKCLVPFRDARIRIVLDSKDAVRLIGQASMPERSLWVMRQVGWLGLIGGELGVTNRRASELVGFDECVRCILGDREQGTKI